The genomic region AGAGTTTTTAAATCATCCCAAGTTTGGATATCATCAGCGGAAATACCAAATTCTTCAAAAAGATCTTTGCGGTAAAAAATGAGATAAGCACTAATTGATTGTGGAAGGCCATAGAGGGCGTCATCTTGTTTAAAAAGTGCGAGGCGTTGAGGGTGAAAATCTTTAGCGATATCGGCTTTTTTAACTCTATCCGCGATATCAAGGAAAGGTGCAGGACCACGTAAGAACATGCTATAGACGATTTCATCTAATTGCACGATGTCAGGAGTGCCAATACCCGTTTTCATCGCAACACTGAGTTTATCAGGCATTTCCATGAAACCAAAAGCGGCCACTTCTGCCTTGAAATCGGGGTCGATTTTTTGGTAGCGCTTCACCATTTCTTCGTAGTATTGTTTATCTTGAACTGAGCTAATCCATATCTTAACGGGTTCAGCAGCGACGCTGGCAAAGCTGAAAAGCAAAATACTAAGGGCCAGAAGTTGTTTCATGGTGTTCTCCAAAAATAATTAAGTAAATTTCACTGCCTAATAGTATGGGATTAAGCAGTGTTTATCAAGTACAAAAATCAGCTTGTGTGAGCAAAGTCTGAGAGAAGTGAACTTCTTAATTTTCAGGAAGGGTAATATTAATACTTTTTTTGAGTTAATTTACTATTGTTAGATGAATATATGGTAGCTTAAAGCTTAGGATCCATATACTTAAATTATTTTGGTGTAGAGAATTGGCCGTTCATTACTAAAAGCTATATATAAATCGAGCGTTGAGTCCATACTCGTCTCCGTTGTCACTGTAAGTGTAACTAGAGCCGAAGTTGAGTTCTGTGTTGTCTGTCACTTGCGCAGAAATACTAAAACCTGATACCAAGTGATTAGCGCCACGGTTTTGTCCCGAAAAGCTTTGTTTTCCCGAGTTTGAGTTTTTCAAACTGGCTTGAATGCTGTGATCATCATTATTATCAGTAATCCAGTCGTATTCGTAACGAAAATAAACGAGTGGGGAGATCGCGTAAGTATCACCAAGATCGGCAAATTGTATATTGAATCCAATAGTATTGACTAGTGAGTGTGCATCCGCAGAGTCAAGACTAAGATCTAATGATGAGTTACCGCTTTCATCAAATTCTTCTTGATAGTAATAAACGTAATAGAGTCCCAGTTCTGGAGATAGGGTAAAAAGTTGATTCGTATATATGGCTGTTTGCGCACTTGATCCTATGAAAAAACTATGACTATCGTAATCCGCTTCAGATGTTCCAGAGATCGTTCCGAGAGTAGAATCGCGTTCTGACTCATTCATGCCATAGGCATAACCAAGTGTGGAATTAAAGATCCAATCATTGTGCGTGTACTGGCCATAAACACCAAGATATAAAGCATCTGTGTCTAAGTTAAGATCTGAAATGCCATGTTCATCCATTTTGTAATGGGAGTAACCAGAGAAGACACCAAGTTTACTATTATGATCAACTACAAGATCTTGCCCAAAGAGAAAACTAGTTATGGAATAATCGATGCTGCCCAGTTCTCCATCTTCATCAATAGAACCATTTGCGTAGTTTAAATCAAGCCAAAATTCTTTTTGATAGTCGCCCTTAACAGGAGGGAGATCATCTAGTGAAGCCATGGAGACAGGTGCACGGAAAGTATTACCACGGGTACTCGAATTGACGGTCTCTAAAGCTAATAAAGAAGCCTCTAGGCCTACAGTCATATAAGATGAGTAGCCCTCGGGATGAATTGTGTCGAAATGAGAAGCAACTTGTTGATTAGTTAATGAGTTGAGTGCGTTATTAATTTGAGTATTTCCATTATTAGCAGCAGTAGTAACTAATGTGGCTCCTGAAGATTTATTTGGAGAGCCAGTGGCGGGGGCTAGAGTACTCGTCCCTGTAGAGCTACTCACAGATGACCCTCCAGCGTTGGTAACAACAGTTGTAGTTGTTTGAGTCGCTCCACCATTACTTGTGGGAGTTACATTAGTAGTAGTTGTAATTGTATGACCAGGTAGGCTCGGATGTGGAGTTTTGGAACTAATAGTGGCAGGGCGATGTCTATCAACGACAGATGGATGAGTGGCTAGGGAGAGGCTGCCTAGCTTCTGGGCATTGAGCGTGAGGTCAGGCTTTCCGTTGGTGTTGTTGTCACTGATGGTGAAGTCAATGAGAGCGGGGATGTCGGCTCCCTCGGCCAGATGCGTGGTTGCAGCATCGATAAGAGTGCCGCTGACCCCGCTACTTTGAGCTTCGATCAGGGTGAAACTCTGGCCGTCGAGTTCGTCTGCGGTGAGGGTTTTGGTGAGGCCGACATTTATTTTTCCCATTTTCGTTAGAACGACATTCCCAGCTCCATATTGAATCGTATCATTGGTCGCTGAGCCACCGCTTACGTCTAATTGAACGTTGAGTGTGCCCCCATCTGCGCTGGGCGCTAGATTAGTTGGATCAGGTTCAAAGTAGATGTTATTGTCAGTCGAGAACGTGAATACGCTGTTATCCTTATTTCCAAAGTCCATGATCCCATCTTCACTAATAATGATGTCTCCAGAGCCAGTTACGGCGCCGTTGGCGCCATAATAACCTTCAATTAACATTACGCCGTCATTGTCAAAATTTGAGCTGCTGCGTTGGACTAAGGTGCCGCTTTGAGTGACTATTAGTTTGCCACCATAATCGATATTAAAATCAACGATAGAGGAGATGCCAGCTACCGTACCATTTAAAAGAAAGGAAGCATTATCGTGGATATTGACCTGAGCATTATCAGAGGCAAAAAATTGTTCGTTCACTTCGAAATCTGTATTCGCCAGATCTAAAGTGGAGCCACTTTTCATGATTAGAAATTCCACCTTGGATGCTGTAATGCCTTCTTGGGTGAATTGGGTGGAGCCTCCCAGGCTATTCATGTCCAGTAAAGATGCGCCTCGGATGCCTGAGCCAGAACTTGCACCGGAAAGGTGAATAGTCCCTTTGGTTTTAATGACATCATTTGCCTGAAGTTGTGAACCCTCACCAAAAACGAGCTCGCTATCTTCTAGATTGATGACCTGATTGATTTGGAACACGGTATTTCGACCTAGTTGAATTTTGCTGTCTTGAAACTTCACATGTTCAACTTCAAATAGGGTCTTACTGCCTAAGAGTTGCAGTGTAGCATTATTTTTGAATTCAAAATTTTCATTAGATTTGAAATAGGCATTTGAGTCTTTTAGAATCAAGCTGCCACCATCGATGGATCCTTCGACTGTCGTATCTATGTTTAAGCGCTGTGATGGAGTGGTCGTATAAACATCACCACTAGCAAACAGTTCGAGGCTGGCGCCATTGGCGATATTGAGGGTGAATTTACTTGGAGAGATATTACCATCCCACGCGGTAATTTTATTACTACCTCCTGTCACATTGACAGTCATCGGAGCACTAGCTAGAGCTGCCATATCAACGAAACTTAGATCCATGTTTGAATCATTTAAGGTCAGGCGATTATTATTACCTAAAAAAAGTATTTTGACCGAAAACGAGTCCAAATCGACTTTGTTTAATGTGAGCTGGCTCGTTTGCATGGTTCGAACGAAACCGCCATTTAAGTTTGAAGTGAGACTTAAATTCGTTCCTAAGAGATGCACGGACATACGATCAGGTGCCGTGGGGTCGTTAAATGTGATATCTTTCCATATAGAATAAAAGGGGTCGCTGATCCTGATATTGCCTTCGAAGTATAAGTTTACTTCCGTTCTAGGTGTAAAATATAGCGAATCATATTTTGGGTCGTAAGTGCCAATATCACCAAATTCGCCGTTGATGAAGCCACCGCCATTTTTGTCATATATATCAGCTTTCACAAAAGAAATGAGTCCTATGAAAAGGAGGAGGATTTTACTTATGGTGTTCATATTTGAGTTCTATTTTTAAATTATATTATATTGCTCCTTCATAAAAATAAAGTATTTTTTTGAGGGTATTTAAAGTTAAGGCAATTTTATTGTATGAGAAAAGAACTTTTATCCCTTTGGTCATGAAGAAAAACAAATGTTTATTCCGATAATGAACAAGTATTTAAAGCTCTATAAATCGAGCTCTTATCTTACTGTATATGTCCAACCATTATCATTTCTATCTAAGTAAGAACTAGACTTAGGAGGTGTTTTCTGCTTAAGATTCCTCAAGTATAAACGGAGAGGAAAATCAGTAGAGAGGCTTTTCTTTGAAAGAAACGAGATTTATTCTGCTGGAGCACCGATGAAGAAAACGAAGGCGCAAACAATTGCGAGTCCCGCAAAGAGAATCATCCTTTTTGGTTCTTTATTTCGTTTCGCCAAAGAACAAGCTAAGCAACTTTGAAGTAAGTAAAATAAGGCAAAAGCCTTTGATGCATAAACAATGATTAAATTAACGTTGGTTTCCCAGGCTAAATTGATCGTAACGAGAAGGATGAGTAAATAGGCGTAGCGAACAGGGACACGATGATTGGTGATTTCCCCGATTAATCCACCTGCGCCGGCATTGTCTGCAACTGCAGCACTAAATTGACTGCCGATGGCAGCCACGACTAATAGAGTCGGTAAAACTAGTGCCACAGGTGTTGTCATTTCAATAATGGCGGTAACGTCGGCGCCCATATCCTTGTGGAAGAGTACGGTGGCAAGAGAGATAAATAATAAGTAGATAATACTGGCCGTAATTTGTGCGTACTTCATGGTTTTGATGCGTTCTTCGGCTTTGTGTTGATCACCGAGGTAACGCGAAGTCTCGAAACCTTGGACAACAATGAGTAGGCCAAGTAAAACGCGTATATCGTTACCATTTATATCTGATGAGATATCGGGCAGTGCCCAAGTTCCTTGGGAAGCTAAATTGATGTTGTAGACCACTAAAGCAAATAGCAAGGAGCCAATCATCCCTAAATTGAGCGCAACCGCATATTTTTCCATTTTTTCGAGCATGCCTAAGCCACGCCAAATACCGATTATACCTATCGAGAGCAGCAATGCGGTTGTAATCCAATTGGCCATATGTGGATGTGAGATGCCAAGAGATTTCAATAAAAAAGCAGCAAGCAATTGTAAGTAATAGGTGACAGAAATAAAATAGGCCCCAGCCAAAATTATTCGTGAGACAAAAGCGAGTTGTTGTGGGTGACCCGATTCATTTTCGATGGGCTCAAAATGTGTGATATTGTAGCGCATGACACTTCCTACACCATAGGCAATGACTAATAAAATAGCCATACAAAAAACGGCTTTAACGCCAACTACGCCACCAAGTAGCGGTGCACTGACCAAGAAACCACTGCCCATAATAGAGGCGAGGGGAGTCACCATGGCTTGCCAAGAAGAAGATTTTTTCAGTTTTGGAGAAAAGGCAAGGTAAGAGCTTAGTAATACAGCAATGACAATAATCAGTATGTTAAGTATCATGAGACAGGAAGTCCATTTTAGGAAAATCATTTAAAAGAGGAATGTAATTTCGCCCAGGCATAAAAAAAGCCCAAAACCGAAGTTTTGGGCTTAAGAGCGAGTGATGAGACTCGTTAATACCCAGTATTAAATCATTTGATCATCAAGAGGTTCGTCATCTAGCGGATCATCAATGATGTTATGATCGTCTAGATGATGGTCATCTTGACTGTGATGATCTGCATCTACGATATCTACATCGTGAATCGCTAGAGACGGATCATCGTGATCTTGAGTCTCAAAGAGATCGTGAACTTGATCTTGATCGAGGTTTTCTACTGCTTGTTTAGTGACTTCATCCTGATCTGAATGATCGGAAATATGAAGATCGATATTGTCAGTGAAGCTATCAACATCGGCGATATCATGACTTGAGGCGTTCTGATAATTGGTATCTACATGAGCCATGAAGCTATCTACATCATGATGTAGAATCTCTTGACTTGAATGATCAACATCATTTACAAGTGCCATAAAGGATTGTAGAGGATCATCAAACATATCAGGAGCATCAGCTTGTACGGCACCGTGTACAGGAGGAGCAGGTGGCGGGGGAAGCGCAGTAGCGACATCTGTATGGCCATGAACATCCAGTGTGATATCGTGATGTTCACCAGTCGTGGTAGCAACGGAAAAGACATCATGCTCTAAATCACCATCATTAAGATGATCGGCTTTGGCTTGGTCAAGAGTATATTTCCAGGAACCATCTGTTTGCAGATCCAATGCTCCAAAAGTGCCATCGAAATGCCCGGCCGTGAAGTCTACATCATGGCCATCGCTAGGGTGGGCATCGATAAAACCACTGACTTCATGATCCTGATCTTCGGTCAGTGAAGCGTGACCTTGGATGACCGTGAGCGTTCCTGTTGATTCAATAGAATCGTTTTTCCCATCGCTTACTGTGTACTTAAAATCTACGTCACCATGAAAATCTGTTGCGGGGGTGAAAACAAGCTTAGCAATATCGCCGGCGGTAATATCTTGTCCGGCGCTGACAGCGTTGCCGTCTAAGGTTAAGGTCCCTTGTTTGGTGTCAGGTAGCCCAGTAATAGAAACATGATCTAATACATCACCTGCATCGCCATCACTAAAACCAAAATCACTTACACTAAAGGTATGAGCGCTGTCTTCTTGGGTATCGATCGACTGTACTGTTGCGGTTGGTATGAAGTTATGTCCGCCAATGTCTGCACCGGTAAAGTGAAAGGTCTCGGTGGCACTCGCGCTGCTCGCTTCCCCATACGTGCCTTCACTTTGTTCAACACGGATTTGAATATCAAGATTGTTCATCACTCCACTCTTACCGTATATCGCTGCCTGATCCATCTCTGCCACGGGCACATGATAGGTCACGAAGCCGGGATCTGGATCTACCTTCCCATGGCTCAGGTCATCTGACACCGGATAAGTGGCCATTCCACCGGGACGAGTGACTAGAACACCATCGGCAACGCGAACATAGAGCATCGTGGTTTCGTCTGTATCGACTTGCTTAAAGTCGATTAAGTCACCGACATGATGGATGTTTCCACCGGCACTTAAATCAATTGGGGCGGCGGAGCTTGCCCCAACCCAGCTTGAGTCTACGCTGACGATATCTTCTATCACGGCATCTAAGGTAATGTGGCCAAGACGGACGACTTCTTCGGTGCTGTTGTCAGGGCCTGTGGTTATTACGTGCAATTTATAGTCAGCTGTTACACCGTCTGTATCATGGGTATTTACCTGCAGATGAGAAAGGGTACTTGGGTCAATGGTCCAACTGCCATCTATATTATGCACGGGTGCCGTACCGCTGGTACCTGCGGCTAAGCGCAGGCTGAAAGAGGCTGGCAGGTCGGTGATGGTAACGCCAGTGATCGGGTCCTGGCTGTCTGTGGCATGCGCGCTAAGCGGCATATCAAGCCATTGTTGGTGTTCACCGGCGTCAATATTTTGAACATCCACTCGGGCCACGTCGGTTACGGAGGCAATGTCAATATGGCGAGACATGGCCGCCGATTCCGCGGTATCTGTGCCGTCAGTACTGATGGCTTTTACATTGAGGTCGATACTGCCATGAAAATTCTTGGGAAAACTCGCGGTTAATGATGTGGCGTCGCCACTATCAACCAACCACGAACCATCGGCTTGCTTGGTGCCGTGATTCAGCGTGGTTCCGGCCGGTAGACCTTCGATATGCAGTTGTAAATGCTCGCTGCTATCCGGGTCGGAAACAGAAAAATGCAGATCAAGAGACCCGTCTTCAGTGAGGCCTAATGCCTTGGGTGCCCCACCGGCTTGGCCGGCAAGGTGATCGAACAATACCGCCTCTGTTCCCAGGCCCATTACGCTGCTAAACGTAGAGACACCACGTATAACGTCGAAGAGGGTGCCCTGGCTAGACGGGTCAAAACCAATAATTCTTAACCCTGCACTGGGCTGGACACCGGCTTTAAAACTGAACTCAATGGTGTCGCCCGTATGCAGGCCCGAGAGGGGAAGAAAGTGTGCAAGTCCACCTACAGGAATTTGCAGGAGTTCACCGTGATGCTCAATGTCGAAGTGCTTCATCATCCCCATAGAGAATGGAGCGGGGTGGCCGTTTACTTTAATGCCAGCCAGATCATCAAGAGTGGCGCCGCCTGTAAATTGCAGAAAAGATAATCCTGTTTTCGAACTCGGGTCATATTTTGAGAGCAAGTCTGCCTGATTAGCGTCCAGGGTAATAGTTTGGTCCAGACTCGGTGGCCCGGCTGCAGCGGCAAGGCTGCTGGAGCCGTTCACGTCAAAGGCATCGATGTTGGGGGCGTCTGCCACGGGGTTAACATTTAAGGTGATGGCGTGAGCTGTGCTGTCGGCGGTGTGGCTGCCATCGCTAGCCGTTGCCGTTGCGTGGAGTTGGATATCGCCGGAAAAATCCTTCGGCGGGGTAATTTTAAGCCCGCTGATATCACCCGCTTGAACCGTCCATTGTCCATGGCCGTCGTCATGACCTGTTGAAAAACTAGCGCCTGTGGGAACACCTGTGATGACGTATTGAGTAATAGCATCGCCTGCTGCTGCCGTGGCACCAAGTGTGAGTGCTATGGCGGTGTCCTCGTCACCCGTGGTATCCGTGCCCGTCATGGTCGGGGCATCGACGGTATTGGCGACCTGGATGGTTCCAGTCGCTTCGGCTGAGTCGGATGTCCCATCATTGACAGTATATTTGAAGTTTACATCACCGTTGAAATCAGCAACCGGTGTGAAAAGCAATTTCCCTATGTCGCCCGAAGAGATGTCCTGGCCATCTGTAACGGCGTTGCCGTCAAGAGTAAGGACTCCCTCGCTGATGTCGGGTAGATCAGTGATGGTGACGTGATCCAAGGTATCGCTAGTATCTACGTCAGTAAAACCAAAATTTGCCGCAGTGAATTGATAATCTTGATCTTCCGTACCATGTAGTGAGGCAATAGTAACGGTTGGTGCATCATTTGTTCCAGCTACGTTAAATGTGGCCGTTTGGGCGATTGTGCCGCCCTGACCATCACTTATGTTATAAGTAATGGTTAGGGCTTGGGTTTCACCAGCTGCTAGGTGATCGAATACAGCGTTTGTTGGATCAATTGACAAGATATGTCCATCTGCGCTTAGGCTAAGCCCTGCGGGCAAGCTACTTGTTGCTGCAGCGCCATCGACACTATATTGGATGCCATTGACCGATAGAGTATCGGCATCAATATCACTTGCACCTTGAAGTAAATCTAAAGATGAACTGGCATCGCCTTCATCAACACTGCTAGCCAGCGCGTTGGTGACAACGGGTGCATCATTGATATTTGTTACGGTTAAGTTTCCTGTTGATTCTGGTGAATCTGCATTTCCATCATTGACGGTATACTTGAAGTTTACATCGCCATTAAAATCTGCTTTTGGTGTAAAAGTTAAATGCTGAATGTCTGTTGCACTGATATCTTGATTTGCGCTAAGGGCGACACCATTGAGCATCAGCACGCCTTCTGTTGGGTCAGGTAGATCGGTAATGGTGACATGGTCCAAGGTATCGCTAGTATCTACGTCAGTGAAACCAAAATTTGCCGCAGTGAATTGATAATCTTGATCTTCAGTACCGCTGAGAGGCGAGGCGGTCACTGTTGGTGCATCGTTGGTCCCCGCAATATTCACCTGTATTTCGTGTAGAGTTCCATCTGTCGATTCAACTGTAAAGATGTCTTTATGTGAATCACCATCAGCCATAGAATTGAGATTAGATTTTGGTGTAAAGGTCCACTGTCCCCCTGATTGCATGCTTAAATCGCCAAAGGCACCATGGTAGGTATTTGCACTAAAAGATTGCTGCGAAGCATCGTTATCTTGAATGGTTAAGGTGCCAGGCACAGCACTGTCTTCATCAGTATTTTCTAGATCATCACCAGAGATAATGGCATTGGGAATAGGTCGTGTTGGATCGAGCTTAATACCATTAAATTCTGTGTGAATTTCGTGCGTACCATCCGGCCCTTCTGTTGTGGCGGTCACACCAATGTTCATATTGTGGACGACTCCAGCAGGCAGTTGGGCAGTAATTTTTGATAAGTCCCAACCTTGCAGGTCAATTTGATCTCCAATACCTGTTATGGTATGGGTGTGGCTGCCATCCGAGACCACAGTATCTTTAATGAAACCTTGAATTGCGATGCCGGTTACTTTGTCGTCGGGATCACTAGGTGATACTTGAGGGGTGATATGTAATAAGGAACCAGGAGGAGGAACAGACATATTGGTATCGACGATTTGGCTTTCATGATGAACGCCATTTTCGGCTAAAGTATGTGCGCCCGTAGTATCCTGAATATGTCCTGCAATAGAACGAACGTCAAAGATCAAGCCGGTATGAACGCTTGCCATTGAAGCAAGAGGCCCTTGTGCCACTTGTTGCGAAGACATAGAATGAGTGCTCATGGCAGCATTAAAAATATTCCCATCATAATGTTCACCACTATTCCAAGTTGGTGAGGCAATGCCTCCATTAGCTTTTTGTCCCAGGACCATATAAAGGTCTGCAGGTAAAGTACCGCCTTTATGATAGCCATGAGCGGTACTGACAAGTTGGCCATTGTCGAAGACTTTTAAATCGCCCGATGTTGAATCCCACGTTAATGTGACGCGATGGCTATTACCATCACCTAAGTTAATACCCGTTGCGATATCGCCAGCTCCGCCGATTTTCATATTGCCGGGATTCCATAGAGAAAGCATATTGGTACTTGTCCCATGGCCCATGTTGACGACAACAGGACCTGTAGAAGCGCCTGTATCAGCAACAGCCTTACCTAATACAGTCATTTCAAAAGTGAATTCAGTGAGAGCACTTGGAGCTGCGATACTATCAACTTGAATGCGGCCAGTAGAGCCTGTGCTAACAATTTGTTGTTCGACAGAAGTCGTCAGCTGAATATTGGCAGGGTCCGTAACGGTGCTCACGGCCATGGTCATATGGTTATCCACATTGGCAGTACCATCATTAACTTTGTAGGAGATATCTGCATCGCCTTTGAAGTTAGTCGCGGGATGATAGGTCCAAGTGCCATCTCCATTATCAGTAATAGTTCCGTGTGCGGGGTCCACATGAACAGAATTGACATCGAGGGTGTCGTGGTCAATATCTGCAGAGCCACTTAACAAGTCGGCTTTAGTGAGAATTATGTCAGTGTCTTCAGTGGTCGTCGCGCTTGTGGCGACAATAGTTGGTAGATCATTGACATTGGCTAAAGTTAGAGTTCCCGTAGCTTCTGCGGAATCCGCATTTCCATCATTGACGGTGTATTTGAAGTTTATATCACCATTGAAGTCTGATTTTGGAACAAAAGTTAAATGCTGAATATCTGCAGCGCTGATATCTTGATTTGCGCTGATTGCCACACCGTTGAGCATCAATTGCCCTTCAGTCGCGAGATCAGGTAGATCCGTAATGGTAACATGGTCCAAGGTATCGGTCGTATCTGTATCGGCGAAGCCGAAGTTTGCTGCGGTAAACTGGTAGTCCTGATCTTCAGTTCCATGTAGTGTAGCGACTGTTACTGTTGGTGCATCGTTCGATCCCGCCACATCCATCACAATATGATGAACCGTGCCATCTTTAGCATGGATAATGAGGTTGTCTTGAACATTTTGTCCAACAGCTAGAGCTTGGACAGCATTGCTTTGTGCGGTGGTTTGGTCGAGTTGATAGGTCCAGGATCCATCAGTGTTCATATGGAGT from Lentisphaera profundi harbors:
- a CDS encoding autotransporter outer membrane beta-barrel domain-containing protein, coding for MNTISKILLLFIGLISFVKADIYDKNGGGFINGEFGDIGTYDPKYDSLYFTPRTEVNLYFEGNIRISDPFYSIWKDITFNDPTAPDRMSVHLLGTNLSLTSNLNGGFVRTMQTSQLTLNKVDLDSFSVKILFLGNNNRLTLNDSNMDLSFVDMAALASAPMTVNVTGGSNKITAWDGNISPSKFTLNIANGASLELFASGDVYTTTPSQRLNIDTTVEGSIDGGSLILKDSNAYFKSNENFEFKNNATLQLLGSKTLFEVEHVKFQDSKIQLGRNTVFQINQVINLEDSELVFGEGSQLQANDVIKTKGTIHLSGASSGSGIRGASLLDMNSLGGSTQFTQEGITASKVEFLIMKSGSTLDLANTDFEVNEQFFASDNAQVNIHDNASFLLNGTVAGISSIVDFNIDYGGKLIVTQSGTLVQRSSSNFDNDGVMLIEGYYGANGAVTGSGDIIISEDGIMDFGNKDNSVFTFSTDNNIYFEPDPTNLAPSADGGTLNVQLDVSGGSATNDTIQYGAGNVVLTKMGKINVGLTKTLTADELDGQSFTLIEAQSSGVSGTLIDAATTHLAEGADIPALIDFTISDNNTNGKPDLTLNAQKLGSLSLATHPSVVDRHRPATISSKTPHPSLPGHTITTTTNVTPTSNGGATQTTTTVVTNAGGSSVSSSTGTSTLAPATGSPNKSSGATLVTTAANNGNTQINNALNSLTNQQVASHFDTIHPEGYSSYMTVGLEASLLALETVNSSTRGNTFRAPVSMASLDDLPPVKGDYQKEFWLDLNYANGSIDEDGELGSIDYSITSFLFGQDLVVDHNSKLGVFSGYSHYKMDEHGISDLNLDTDALYLGVYGQYTHNDWIFNSTLGYAYGMNESERDSTLGTISGTSEADYDSHSFFIGSSAQTAIYTNQLFTLSPELGLYYVYYYQEEFDESGNSSLDLSLDSADAHSLVNTIGFNIQFADLGDTYAISPLVYFRYEYDWITDNNDDHSIQASLKNSNSGKQSFSGQNRGANHLVSGFSISAQVTDNTELNFGSSYTYSDNGDEYGLNARFIYSF